A genomic segment from Longimicrobium sp. encodes:
- a CDS encoding MOSC domain-containing protein gives MDGTVTAVSRGPAHAFSKANEDAIRLLAGLGVDGDAHAGVTVKHRSRVARDPTQPNLRQVHLIHAELHDELRAAGFHVSAGDMGENVTTRGVDLLALPAGTRLRLGDAALVEVTGLRNPCAQLDRFQPGLMAAVLDRDADGGLVRKAGIMAVVLAGGEVRPGDAIAVELPPQPHRALEPV, from the coding sequence ATGGATGGAACGGTGACGGCGGTCAGCCGCGGCCCGGCGCACGCCTTCAGCAAGGCGAACGAGGATGCGATCCGCCTGCTCGCGGGCCTGGGCGTGGACGGCGACGCGCATGCGGGGGTGACGGTGAAGCACCGCTCGCGCGTGGCGCGCGACCCCACGCAGCCCAACCTGCGCCAGGTGCACCTGATCCACGCCGAGCTGCACGACGAGCTGCGCGCCGCCGGCTTCCACGTCTCCGCCGGCGACATGGGCGAGAACGTGACCACGCGCGGCGTCGACCTGCTCGCCCTCCCCGCCGGCACGCGCCTGCGCCTGGGCGATGCGGCGCTCGTGGAGGTCACGGGGCTCCGCAACCCGTGCGCGCAGCTGGACCGCTTCCAGCCCGGCCTGATGGCGGCGGTGCTGGACCGCGACGCGGACGGCGGCCTGGTGCGCAAGGCGGGCATCATGGCCGTGGTCCTGGCCGGCGGCGAGGTCCGCCCGGGCGACGCCATCGCCGTGGAGCTGCCGCCGCAGCCGCACCGCGCGCTGGAGCCCGTCTGA
- a CDS encoding VOC family protein, producing the protein MLGSAKLVAFVPTRDPARARAFYQRVLGLRLVGEDAFALVFDCGGTMLRVVNVAGVPGFEPAPFTILGWDVADAHAAVRELRERGAEPLRYGGMEQDELGVWTSPAGARIAWFHDPDGNVLSITQF; encoded by the coding sequence ATGCTGGGATCGGCGAAGCTGGTGGCGTTCGTTCCCACGCGCGATCCGGCGCGGGCGCGGGCGTTCTACCAGCGCGTGCTGGGCCTTCGCCTGGTGGGCGAGGACGCGTTCGCGCTGGTGTTCGACTGCGGCGGAACGATGCTGCGCGTGGTGAACGTCGCGGGCGTCCCCGGCTTCGAGCCGGCGCCGTTCACCATCCTCGGGTGGGACGTCGCCGACGCGCACGCCGCCGTGCGCGAGCTGCGCGAGCGCGGCGCGGAGCCGCTGCGCTACGGCGGGATGGAGCAGGACGAGCTGGGCGTCTGGACCTCGCCCGCGGGCGCGCGGATCGCGTGGTTCCACGATCCGGACGGCAACGTCCTCTCCATCACCCAGTTCTGA
- a CDS encoding DUF5990 family protein codes for MTTSTDRDLPLRIVVVRPPMGVAFAVQRGRDALLPPTRASAGEIVFDLTVRVADRGGAVNVLGPFAHGTPADRFVYVSSGTSAGQAGSCWTRRAKVKTAAIDWPLVEAALATPGAVLEARIEGTARDGGPCCATVPLLDGGWTMRRD; via the coding sequence ATGACTACGTCCACCGATCGTGATCTCCCGCTGCGCATCGTCGTCGTGCGGCCGCCGATGGGGGTGGCGTTCGCGGTGCAGCGCGGGCGCGACGCGCTGCTGCCGCCCACCCGCGCGTCGGCCGGGGAGATCGTGTTCGACCTCACCGTCCGCGTGGCGGACCGCGGCGGCGCGGTGAACGTGCTGGGGCCGTTCGCGCACGGAACGCCGGCGGACCGGTTCGTCTACGTGAGCTCGGGAACCTCGGCCGGGCAGGCAGGCTCGTGCTGGACGCGCCGCGCGAAGGTGAAGACGGCCGCAATCGACTGGCCGCTCGTCGAGGCGGCGCTGGCCACCCCCGGCGCCGTCCTCGAGGCGCGGATCGAGGGCACCGCGCGCGACGGCGGCCCGTGCTGCGCCACCGTCCCGCTGCTCGACGGCGGTTGGACGATGCGTCGCGATTGA
- a CDS encoding class I SAM-dependent methyltransferase: MPEPARFDADSVRAAWDRAADGYAASQEAGLDYYRYEFLGPAQVAACGDVRGLRVLDVGCGSGYLAREMATRGARAEGVDISPRMIEHARRHEARSPLGIAYHAGDAAEVASLFAAESFDLAVSCIALQDMPDPAAVLRGVFSVLRPGGRFVASISHPCSETPFRRWERDEAGGKRWLCIDRYFERGPVEFQWERWGGFTTAMLHVPLEDWFQWIVAAGFHLRAVREPRPTDDAVRANPKLADAARVPYYVIFDLQRPG; encoded by the coding sequence GTGCCAGAGCCCGCGCGCTTCGACGCGGACTCGGTGCGTGCCGCGTGGGACCGCGCGGCGGACGGGTACGCGGCCAGCCAGGAAGCGGGGCTCGACTACTACCGCTACGAGTTCCTGGGCCCCGCGCAGGTGGCCGCCTGCGGTGACGTGCGCGGCCTGCGCGTGCTGGACGTGGGGTGCGGAAGCGGATACCTGGCGCGGGAGATGGCGACGCGCGGCGCGCGGGCCGAGGGCGTCGACATCTCGCCACGGATGATCGAGCACGCGCGCCGGCACGAGGCGCGGTCGCCGCTCGGCATCGCCTACCACGCCGGCGACGCGGCCGAGGTGGCGTCGCTCTTCGCGGCGGAGTCGTTCGACCTGGCGGTGTCGTGCATCGCCCTGCAGGACATGCCCGATCCCGCGGCGGTGCTGCGCGGCGTGTTCTCCGTGCTGCGGCCGGGCGGGCGGTTCGTGGCGTCCATCAGCCATCCGTGCAGCGAAACGCCGTTCCGCCGCTGGGAGCGCGACGAGGCCGGCGGCAAGCGCTGGCTCTGCATCGACCGCTATTTCGAGCGCGGGCCGGTGGAGTTCCAGTGGGAGCGCTGGGGCGGGTTCACCACCGCCATGCTGCACGTACCGCTGGAGGACTGGTTCCAGTGGATCGTCGCCGCCGGCTTTCACCTCCGCGCCGTCCGCGAGCCGCGCCCCACCGACGACGCGGTCCGCGCCAACCCGAAGCTGGCCGACGCCGCGCGCGTGCCGTACTACGTGATCTTCGACCTGCAGCGGCCGGGGTGA
- a CDS encoding cytochrome P450 gives MQSLFSDDTRRNPYPLYDHLRAASPVFQEPQSGHWMLFDYDSVKRALNDAATFSSVVSPNSPRTSRWLIFADPPRHTQLRGLIMRAFTPRAVAALEPRIRELSRELLDGAAQRGEMDLVADYAVPLPLMVIAEMLGAPVADRPRFRRWTDAIVALSHAVANDARAQRAVESFAAAHDEMAAYLPALLEARRRAPQDDLLTRLVEVEVEGERLTEEDILGFFQLLLLAGHETTANLISNAVLSLVEHPDQLARIQAAPRILPGAIEEVLRFRSPVQAVFRATRQEVEMRGRTIPAGQLVLAWIGAANRDPAHFDQPARFDVGRDPNPHVAFGHGIHFCIGAALARMEGRVALAHLLERLGNIELAGVEPWEPREAFHVHGPTRLPIRFEPREPAAV, from the coding sequence ATGCAGAGCCTCTTCTCCGACGACACGCGCCGCAACCCGTATCCGCTCTACGACCACCTGCGCGCGGCGTCGCCCGTGTTCCAGGAGCCGCAGTCCGGGCACTGGATGTTGTTCGACTACGACAGCGTGAAGCGCGCGCTGAACGACGCGGCCACCTTCAGCTCCGTCGTCTCCCCCAACTCGCCGCGGACTTCGCGGTGGCTCATCTTCGCCGATCCGCCGCGGCACACGCAGCTGCGCGGGCTCATCATGCGCGCCTTCACCCCGCGCGCGGTGGCCGCGCTGGAGCCGCGCATCCGCGAGCTGTCGCGCGAATTGCTGGACGGCGCGGCGCAGCGCGGGGAGATGGACCTGGTCGCCGACTACGCCGTCCCCCTGCCGCTGATGGTGATCGCGGAGATGCTGGGCGCGCCCGTGGCCGACCGCCCGCGCTTCCGCCGCTGGACCGACGCCATCGTCGCGCTGAGCCACGCCGTCGCCAACGACGCGCGGGCGCAACGGGCGGTGGAGAGCTTCGCCGCCGCGCACGACGAGATGGCGGCGTATCTCCCCGCCCTGCTGGAAGCCCGCCGCCGCGCGCCGCAAGACGACCTGCTGACGCGGCTGGTGGAGGTCGAGGTGGAGGGCGAGCGGCTGACCGAGGAGGACATCCTCGGCTTCTTCCAGCTCCTCCTGCTGGCCGGCCACGAGACCACGGCGAACCTCATCTCCAACGCCGTCCTCTCCCTGGTCGAGCACCCGGACCAGCTCGCGCGCATCCAGGCCGCGCCGCGCATCCTTCCCGGCGCCATCGAGGAGGTGCTGCGCTTCCGGTCCCCCGTCCAGGCGGTGTTCCGGGCCACGCGGCAGGAGGTGGAGATGCGCGGGCGCACCATCCCCGCGGGGCAGCTGGTGCTGGCGTGGATCGGCGCTGCCAACCGCGACCCCGCGCACTTCGACCAGCCCGCGCGCTTCGACGTGGGCCGCGATCCGAACCCGCACGTGGCGTTCGGGCACGGCATCCACTTCTGCATCGGCGCGGCGCTGGCGCGGATGGAGGGACGCGTGGCGCTGGCGCATCTCCTCGAACGGCTGGGCAACATCGAGCTGGCGGGCGTCGAACCGTGGGAGCCGCGCGAGGCCTTCCACGTGCACGGCCCCACGCGCCTCCCCATCCGCTTCGAGCCGCGCGAGCCCGCCGCGGTGTGA
- a CDS encoding TetR/AcrR family transcriptional regulator, with the protein MKRERIESPAVETRAPGRPRSEEAHDAILGAAVALIREVGYDAVTMEGIAAKAGVGKATVYRRWKEKETLVIEAIGRIVAAIPIPDTGGAEGDLMALMRAALGMYADPASGLLLSGLVAAMARSERIAHAVRTGFDATWRAAVRQVLERAVARGELRAGLDIRLATDVIGGPLFYRYLMSGGPVDEPLAREIVSILLRAFAREGGG; encoded by the coding sequence ATGAAACGAGAGCGTATCGAATCACCGGCGGTGGAGACGCGCGCGCCGGGGCGGCCGCGGAGCGAGGAGGCGCACGATGCCATCCTGGGCGCCGCGGTCGCGCTGATCCGCGAGGTGGGCTACGACGCGGTGACGATGGAGGGGATCGCGGCGAAGGCGGGCGTCGGCAAGGCGACGGTCTACCGGCGCTGGAAGGAGAAGGAGACGCTGGTGATCGAGGCGATCGGGCGGATCGTGGCCGCCATCCCCATCCCCGACACCGGCGGCGCGGAGGGCGACCTGATGGCGCTGATGCGCGCCGCGCTGGGGATGTACGCCGACCCCGCCAGCGGCCTGCTCCTCTCCGGCCTGGTCGCGGCGATGGCGCGGAGCGAGCGCATCGCCCACGCGGTGCGCACCGGCTTCGACGCCACCTGGCGCGCCGCCGTGCGCCAGGTGCTGGAGCGCGCCGTCGCCCGCGGCGAGCTGCGCGCGGGGCTGGACATCCGCCTCGCCACGGACGTCATCGGCGGGCCCCTCTTCTACCGCTACCTGATGTCCGGCGGCCCGGTAGACGAGCCGCTCGCGCGCGAGATCGTCTCCATCCTCCTCCGCGCCTTCGCCCGCGAAGGCGGCGGATGA
- a CDS encoding DUF3303 domain-containing protein, producing MLYMVVEHFRGGDAAPVYARFRERGRLAPDGLRYVASWVTADLRRCYQVMECDDRRLLDEWIAAWSDLVDFEVVPVVTSADAAAAFAPTNDPA from the coding sequence ATGCTCTACATGGTGGTCGAGCACTTTCGCGGGGGTGATGCGGCGCCGGTGTACGCGCGGTTCCGCGAGCGTGGGCGGCTGGCGCCGGACGGGCTGCGCTACGTGGCCAGCTGGGTGACGGCCGACCTGCGCCGCTGCTACCAGGTGATGGAGTGCGACGACCGGCGCCTGCTGGACGAATGGATCGCCGCGTGGAGCGATCTGGTCGACTTCGAGGTCGTGCCCGTCGTCACTTCCGCGGACGCGGCGGCCGCGTTCGCACCCACGAACGACCCCGCCTGA
- a CDS encoding sorbosone dehydrogenase family protein, with product MTISIFPRRSLALVAAAMAAAACSSPARLSVAAGTGPAPMLPAPRVGLLPNVLIAPARGWPRGVMPQAAPGTAVGAFATGLEHPRWLYVLPNGDVLVAETNAPVRPDDGRGIKGWFFRRLQGKAGAGVPSANRITLLRDADGDGVAEVRTPFLEALNSPFGMALIGSDLYVANSDAVVRFRYNPGDTRISGGSTRVVDLPAGRINHHWTKNILPSRDGTKLYVTVGSNSNVGENGMAAEEGRAAIWEVDLRTGAHRVFATGLRNPNGLAWVPETGALWTAVNERDEIGSDLVPDYITSVRDGGFYGWPYSYYGQTVDDRVKPQRADLVSRAIRPDYALGPHTASIGLAWSAGTSLPGTFAHGMFVGQHGSWNREPRSGYRVIFVPFAGGAPRGQPVDVLTGFLDPAGNAYGRPVGVALDRRGALLVADDVGNTIWRVTAAPGMAAAR from the coding sequence ATGACCATCTCCATCTTCCCGCGCCGTTCGCTCGCGCTCGTGGCCGCCGCGATGGCCGCGGCCGCGTGCAGCAGCCCGGCGCGCCTGTCCGTGGCCGCGGGGACGGGGCCCGCGCCGATGCTGCCCGCGCCGCGCGTGGGGCTGCTCCCGAACGTGCTGATCGCCCCGGCGCGCGGCTGGCCCCGGGGGGTGATGCCGCAGGCGGCGCCGGGCACCGCCGTGGGCGCGTTCGCCACGGGGCTGGAGCATCCGCGCTGGCTGTACGTGCTCCCCAACGGCGACGTGCTGGTGGCCGAGACCAACGCGCCGGTGCGGCCCGACGACGGCAGGGGGATCAAGGGATGGTTCTTCCGGCGCCTGCAGGGGAAGGCGGGCGCGGGGGTGCCGAGCGCCAACCGCATCACCCTGCTGCGCGACGCCGACGGCGACGGGGTGGCCGAGGTGCGCACACCCTTCCTGGAGGCGCTGAACTCGCCGTTCGGGATGGCGCTGATCGGGAGCGACCTGTATGTCGCGAATAGCGACGCGGTTGTCCGGTTCCGCTACAATCCGGGCGACACGCGCATCAGCGGCGGCTCCACGCGCGTGGTGGACCTGCCGGCGGGGCGCATCAACCACCACTGGACCAAGAACATCCTGCCCTCGCGCGACGGGACGAAGCTGTACGTGACCGTGGGCTCCAACAGCAACGTGGGCGAGAACGGGATGGCGGCCGAGGAGGGGCGCGCGGCGATCTGGGAGGTGGACCTGCGCACCGGCGCGCACCGCGTGTTCGCCACCGGCCTGCGGAACCCCAACGGGCTGGCGTGGGTGCCCGAGACGGGCGCGCTGTGGACGGCGGTGAACGAGCGCGACGAGATCGGCAGCGACCTGGTGCCGGACTACATCACCTCGGTGCGCGACGGCGGGTTCTACGGCTGGCCGTACAGCTACTACGGGCAGACGGTGGACGACCGCGTGAAGCCGCAGCGCGCCGACCTGGTCTCCCGCGCGATCCGGCCGGACTACGCGCTGGGGCCGCACACCGCCTCGATCGGGCTGGCCTGGTCGGCGGGAACGAGCCTGCCGGGCACCTTCGCACACGGGATGTTCGTGGGCCAGCACGGATCGTGGAACCGCGAGCCCCGCAGCGGCTACCGGGTCATCTTCGTCCCCTTCGCCGGCGGCGCGCCGCGGGGCCAGCCCGTGGACGTGCTCACCGGCTTCCTGGACCCCGCCGGCAACGCGTACGGCCGCCCCGTGGGCGTGGCCCTCGACCGCCGCGGCGCCCTCCTCGTCGCGGACGACGTCGGCAACACCATCTGGCGCGTCACCGCGGCGCCGGGCATGGCGGCGGCGAGGTAG
- a CDS encoding alpha/beta hydrolase family esterase: MRRSLALVMTFVVLVPAALWSQTGGARSWEGHLRIGGRGRSYLVDLPPQYDGRHPLPLVLMFHGGGGDAAGARRQTGLSEVARGAGFIAVYPNGTGRFRGRLLTWNAWSCCGYAQAQRVDEVAFVRALLDTLQRTLRIDPARVYATGMSNGGMMAYAAGCALADRFAAIAPVSGELTVPVCRPPRPVSVLAIHGTADDHIPFNGGVGSKALARHDARSVAYAIDTWRRLDGCSAAPAAARSGTVVRTSYGPCARGTTVELIAIQGGPHAWPGGERMARFLDRPSDALDASRVIWDFFAAHPRSQAPSSERQDLTRRERR, encoded by the coding sequence ATGCGCCGCTCGCTCGCGCTGGTGATGACGTTCGTGGTGCTCGTTCCCGCCGCGCTGTGGAGTCAGACGGGCGGCGCGCGGAGCTGGGAAGGCCACCTCCGCATCGGCGGGCGCGGCCGCAGCTACCTCGTGGACCTGCCGCCGCAGTACGACGGACGCCATCCGCTGCCGCTGGTGCTGATGTTCCACGGCGGCGGCGGGGACGCGGCCGGCGCGCGGCGGCAGACGGGGCTCAGCGAGGTCGCGCGCGGCGCGGGGTTCATTGCCGTGTACCCGAACGGGACGGGGCGCTTCCGCGGCCGGCTGCTGACCTGGAACGCGTGGAGCTGCTGCGGCTACGCCCAGGCCCAGCGCGTGGACGAGGTCGCGTTCGTGCGCGCGCTGCTCGACACGCTGCAGCGCACGCTGCGCATCGACCCCGCTCGCGTCTACGCCACGGGAATGTCGAACGGGGGGATGATGGCGTACGCGGCCGGCTGCGCGCTCGCCGACCGCTTCGCCGCGATCGCGCCGGTGTCGGGCGAGCTGACGGTGCCGGTCTGCCGCCCGCCGCGCCCCGTCTCCGTGCTGGCCATCCACGGCACCGCGGACGACCACATTCCCTTCAACGGCGGCGTGGGAAGCAAGGCGCTGGCGCGGCACGACGCGCGGAGCGTGGCTTACGCGATCGACACCTGGCGGCGGCTGGACGGCTGCTCCGCCGCGCCCGCCGCCGCCCGCAGCGGCACCGTCGTGCGCACCAGCTACGGCCCCTGCGCGCGCGGCACCACGGTGGAGCTGATCGCCATCCAGGGCGGCCCGCACGCGTGGCCCGGCGGGGAGCGGATGGCCCGCTTCCTCGACCGCCCGAGCGACGCACTGGACGCATCCCGCGTCATCTGGGACTTCTTCGCGGCGCATCCGCGGTCACAGGCGCCCTCCTCTGAACGGCAGGATCTCACACGGAGGGAACGGAGGTAA
- a CDS encoding 2OG-Fe(II) oxygenase — protein MIDLLEIETFLDAGALAALAAEMERAGGGPATVLSQTPDGAVRPATRRTTRLALPPEVREEVKRRLMDGKPALEKHFGVALGECEEPQFLRYQEGDFFVAHQDGNTPLVWDESRFRRVSAVVFLNPQAPEPAAGTYGGGELVFHGPYTGPTLRVAAGARPGSLVAFRAETTHEVLPVTHGVRYTIAAFFRAPA, from the coding sequence ATGATCGACCTGCTGGAGATCGAGACCTTCCTGGACGCCGGCGCGCTGGCGGCCCTGGCGGCGGAGATGGAGCGCGCGGGCGGCGGGCCGGCCACGGTGCTGAGCCAGACGCCCGACGGCGCCGTCCGCCCCGCGACGCGCCGGACGACGCGGCTCGCGCTGCCGCCGGAGGTGCGCGAGGAGGTGAAGCGCCGGCTGATGGACGGCAAACCGGCGCTGGAGAAGCACTTCGGCGTGGCGCTGGGCGAGTGCGAGGAGCCGCAGTTCCTGCGCTACCAGGAGGGCGACTTCTTCGTGGCGCACCAGGACGGCAACACGCCGCTGGTGTGGGACGAATCGCGCTTCCGCCGCGTCTCCGCCGTCGTCTTCCTGAACCCGCAGGCGCCGGAGCCCGCGGCGGGGACATACGGCGGCGGCGAGCTCGTCTTCCACGGGCCGTACACCGGGCCCACCCTCCGCGTCGCTGCGGGCGCGCGGCCCGGCTCGCTCGTCGCCTTCCGCGCGGAAACGACGCACGAGGTGCTCCCCGTCACCCACGGCGTGCGCTACACCATCGCCGCGTTCTTCCGCGCGCCGGCGTAG
- a CDS encoding helicase-associated domain-containing protein gives MKLADIDWGAALEALPRWEALSRAARLAFLQIKPGAAAEPAVLGAAVDELVAAGFVTPPGPRGQLYPHAPELKPLLSALRAMDRVRPLDGLRGALSDAYLQDQLTHEETNALAGGQSTGYYGWSDRGAVAAMVSSVDWLNGFLATAPGSPLLAWERAHLPRSEQPRLFVPVVGEALRRLVRALAAHPAGVPLRSLAELLPDATPGQRAVALAAGLRYLLVFVSLREPGPDAVLGVLPAIVRRMGPPPSPPEPVEVTETFEAPFRVSDMTTVLVDAAAEPIPVRGNDGSLYVRSQKALASRLLRPPAWADAALAVVGAGDPDEDDSPALPPELAARIDLAMEALQGLRLAGVRSGERFTFTATTAGREWLALSEGERLKHVLDALRASPQRNPGWTPARLATIDFFGVRLPFGVDEAKPDLRAALAAAFLSAPADGMVRVDAFTRYHAELRNPFLGPDAAALRKRSSYSGAPRTREGWEGVWEELLDIFLRVRLVPLGGARLGRVGDDAAFALTDAGRYLLGATDELRLAAAVDGEVVVQPDFEIVFLSASPRLEAELARFAERTGTGVGALFRITQASVLRAAEQGVTADRMLKTLAGVSRAPVPANVARQVRDWFGGTRRVRIRPAVLVECPDMETAARVSALGGPQVSSVTRTLLRLDGDAKTVSTLVKKLRAKGIFVQE, from the coding sequence ATGAAGCTGGCGGACATCGACTGGGGCGCGGCGCTGGAGGCGCTGCCGCGGTGGGAGGCGCTTTCGCGCGCCGCCCGCCTCGCCTTCCTGCAGATCAAGCCCGGCGCGGCCGCGGAGCCCGCGGTGCTGGGCGCGGCGGTGGACGAGCTGGTGGCGGCGGGGTTCGTCACGCCGCCGGGGCCCAGGGGGCAGCTGTATCCCCACGCGCCGGAGCTGAAGCCGCTCCTGTCCGCGCTCCGGGCGATGGACCGCGTGCGCCCGCTGGACGGGCTGCGCGGTGCGCTCTCCGACGCGTACCTGCAGGACCAGCTCACGCACGAGGAGACGAACGCGCTGGCCGGAGGGCAGTCCACGGGCTACTACGGGTGGTCCGACCGCGGCGCGGTGGCGGCCATGGTGTCGTCGGTCGACTGGCTGAACGGCTTCCTGGCCACCGCGCCGGGATCCCCGCTGCTGGCATGGGAGCGGGCGCACCTCCCGCGCAGCGAGCAGCCCCGGCTCTTCGTCCCGGTCGTGGGCGAGGCGCTGCGGAGGCTGGTGCGCGCCCTGGCCGCGCACCCCGCCGGCGTTCCCCTCCGCTCGCTGGCGGAGCTGCTGCCGGACGCGACGCCCGGGCAACGCGCGGTGGCACTCGCGGCGGGGCTGCGCTACCTGCTCGTCTTCGTCTCCCTGCGGGAGCCGGGGCCGGACGCGGTGCTCGGCGTCCTTCCCGCCATCGTGCGGCGGATGGGACCGCCTCCGTCTCCGCCCGAGCCGGTGGAGGTGACGGAGACCTTCGAGGCGCCGTTCCGCGTCAGCGACATGACCACGGTGCTGGTGGACGCCGCCGCCGAGCCCATCCCCGTGCGCGGCAACGACGGCAGCCTGTACGTCCGCTCGCAGAAGGCGCTCGCGTCGCGGCTGCTGCGGCCGCCGGCCTGGGCCGACGCGGCGCTGGCCGTGGTCGGCGCCGGCGACCCCGACGAGGACGACAGCCCGGCGCTGCCACCCGAGCTGGCGGCCCGCATCGACCTGGCCATGGAGGCGCTGCAGGGGCTGCGGCTGGCGGGGGTGAGGTCGGGCGAGCGCTTCACCTTCACCGCCACCACGGCCGGGCGCGAGTGGCTGGCCCTGTCCGAGGGCGAGCGGCTGAAGCACGTGCTGGATGCGCTGCGCGCCTCGCCGCAGCGCAACCCGGGGTGGACGCCGGCCCGCCTCGCCACGATCGACTTCTTCGGCGTGCGCCTCCCGTTCGGGGTGGACGAGGCGAAGCCGGACCTGCGCGCCGCGCTTGCCGCGGCCTTCCTGTCGGCGCCGGCGGACGGGATGGTGCGGGTGGACGCGTTCACCCGCTACCACGCGGAGCTGCGGAACCCGTTCCTGGGGCCCGACGCGGCAGCCCTGCGCAAGCGCTCGAGCTACAGCGGGGCGCCGCGCACGCGCGAGGGCTGGGAGGGCGTGTGGGAGGAGCTCCTGGACATCTTCCTGCGGGTCCGCCTGGTCCCGCTGGGCGGCGCGCGGCTGGGACGGGTGGGCGACGACGCGGCCTTCGCGCTGACCGATGCCGGGCGCTACCTGCTGGGCGCCACCGACGAGCTGCGCCTGGCGGCGGCGGTGGACGGCGAGGTGGTGGTGCAGCCGGACTTCGAGATCGTCTTCCTTTCCGCTTCGCCGCGGTTGGAGGCGGAGCTGGCGCGCTTCGCCGAGCGCACGGGCACGGGCGTCGGCGCGCTGTTCCGCATCACCCAGGCGTCGGTGCTGCGCGCGGCCGAGCAGGGGGTGACGGCCGACCGCATGCTGAAGACGCTGGCCGGGGTGTCGCGCGCGCCGGTGCCGGCCAACGTGGCGCGCCAGGTGCGCGACTGGTTCGGCGGCACGCGCCGGGTGCGCATCCGCCCCGCGGTGCTGGTGGAGTGCCCCGACATGGAGACGGCGGCCCGGGTGAGCGCGCTGGGCGGCCCGCAGGTTTCCTCCGTCACCCGCACGCTCCTGCGCCTGGACGGCGACGCGAAAACCGTGTCCACGCTGGTGAAGAAGCTGCGCGCGAAGGGGATCTTCGTGCAGGAGTGA